One segment of Methanolinea mesophila DNA contains the following:
- a CDS encoding uridylate kinase yields the protein MRTSLVVKIGGSLMDRVPDLIAELREFRVLIVPGGGSFADLVRASQVGDQDAAHWMAIAAMEQYGWYISSFGLPVTERPEIPRAATVLLPYRALRDLDPLPHRWEVSSDTIAGWIAARLGLELLLVKSVDGIRSGGVLLDRISTPVETGDVDPCIIPFALARGVKVCVVNGRRPGLLRGVLGGESRAGTTICI from the coding sequence ATGCGGACGTCGCTCGTGGTGAAGATCGGAGGGAGCCTGATGGACCGGGTACCTGACCTGATCGCGGAACTGCGAGAGTTTCGTGTGCTGATCGTCCCGGGCGGAGGGAGTTTTGCAGACCTGGTACGGGCCTCTCAGGTCGGTGACCAGGACGCGGCACACTGGATGGCCATCGCGGCGATGGAACAGTACGGATGGTATATCTCTTCGTTCGGTCTTCCCGTGACCGAAAGACCCGAGATCCCTCGGGCAGCCACGGTACTGCTTCCCTATCGCGCGCTTCGCGATCTCGACCCGCTTCCCCACCGTTGGGAGGTATCGTCGGACACGATCGCCGGGTGGATCGCAGCGCGCCTCGGACTGGAGCTGCTCCTGGTAAAGTCAGTGGACGGGATCCGGTCCGGGGGGGTCCTGCTTGATCGGATTTCCACGCCGGTGGAGACCGGGGACGTGGATCCCTGTATTATCCCGTTCGCCCTTGCCCGCGGCGTGAAGGTATGCGTAGTGAACGGACGGCGTCCCGGGCTCCTTCGCGGGGTGCTGGGAGGAGAATCACGTGCCGGCACTACCATTTGCATTTAA
- a CDS encoding malate dehydrogenase, translated as MPKVTIIGATGNVGTFAAHTISEIPHVQDILLIGRTGREDLLNGITQDLQDSFAACGNSIRLSWSTDLSDLRNSDIVVCTAGIPRRPGQDRLDLAVGNARLVAELSRTVGEVAPDAMLLMITNPVDVMTSIALKYSGLEPRQVFGLGTHLDSMRLKSLIAGYFKVHVSEVHTRIIGEHGMSMVPLWSATTIGGIQISNLPAFSHLPVQEMVDTVLSSGENIIRNKGSTVYGPGEAIATLVRTVLGDENRILTVSAYIRTEVHGIGNVCIGVPARINRAGVFPVPIKIDEKEVIQFRESVEKIRGITREVHSLIEKELPYPEKPVKS; from the coding sequence ATGCCGAAAGTGACCATTATCGGGGCAACCGGCAACGTCGGCACCTTCGCAGCTCATACTATTTCTGAAATACCTCACGTGCAGGACATCCTGCTCATAGGCAGAACCGGGCGCGAAGATCTGCTGAATGGAATTACCCAGGATCTGCAGGACTCGTTTGCCGCATGCGGCAACTCAATACGGCTTTCATGGAGCACCGATCTCTCCGACCTGCGTAATTCGGATATCGTGGTATGCACCGCGGGGATCCCCCGGCGACCCGGACAGGACCGTCTCGACCTTGCGGTGGGTAACGCGAGGCTCGTGGCCGAACTTTCCCGGACGGTGGGCGAAGTCGCCCCGGACGCGATGCTCCTGATGATTACGAATCCGGTCGACGTGATGACCTCGATTGCTCTCAAGTATTCCGGGCTCGAGCCGCGCCAGGTATTCGGGCTGGGGACGCACCTGGATTCGATGCGGCTGAAATCATTGATCGCCGGATATTTCAAGGTCCATGTGAGCGAAGTGCACACCAGGATCATCGGGGAACACGGAATGAGTATGGTGCCCCTTTGGTCGGCGACCACGATCGGCGGTATCCAGATCAGCAACCTGCCTGCATTTTCTCATCTCCCTGTGCAGGAGATGGTCGACACCGTGCTCTCATCGGGAGAGAATATTATCCGGAACAAGGGTTCGACGGTATACGGCCCCGGAGAGGCTATCGCCACCCTGGTCCGCACCGTGCTCGGGGACGAGAACCGGATTCTGACCGTATCCGCGTACATCCGCACCGAGGTGCACGGGATAGGAAACGTATGTATCGGAGTTCCCGCACGAATCAACAGGGCAGGTGTATTTCCGGTACCGATCAAAATCGATGAAAAAGAAGTGATACAGTTCCGTGAATCGGTGGAAAAGATCAGGGGAATCACCCGCGAGGTTCATTCCCTGATAGAGAAGGAACTGCCGTATCCGGAAAAACCCGTAAAATCGTAA
- a CDS encoding phospholipase D-like domain-containing protein, giving the protein MTRPIPVLLLLLIFIAIPCAAVQITEFCPDTYLPEDADEYLVLSGVGSLDGVVISDGEGGFRFPTGASIDGEIIIASHGTAYQAVHGTPPRYEWYDTSPFIEDVIRSGTLKLANKGDQLSLYHDQNRLVQTVSWPEDVTAREGQVHYYDGTWDPRVLMLGQSRVLPVTCEGVRGTVFAAPDSSFSVFSDCVAGASSRILVNVYEFTSPRMASLLGEARDRGVSVEVLLEGGPVGGISREEQGVIFSLNQSGIPVYLMTGEQEAHPPYRFDHAKYMVVDESRVFITSENFKDHGFPVPVARGNRGWGAVLESRELAEYFSGIFYHDSRGAWVDPASPADPGLPEDPVENSRYSPEFEPYGFDSARVTTVISPDSSGLISDLIRSAEDRIDIEQAYITDRSPGQLNPYLAEAINASRRGVRVRVILDSSWYNVAEDTDNDEMVSNINRIAVEEALPLQARLADLEGNNLMQVHNKGVIVDGRKVLISSINWNENSPTFNREAGVIIEHPGVGAYFSEVFEDDWNSGRVETGGTPRPDYLKVGLAFAVLAVLAVYFTLRRRRVR; this is encoded by the coding sequence GTGACTCGCCCTATCCCGGTTCTCCTGCTCCTCCTGATCTTCATCGCAATTCCCTGTGCAGCGGTGCAGATCACCGAGTTCTGCCCGGATACCTATCTTCCTGAAGACGCGGACGAGTACCTGGTCCTGTCAGGAGTGGGATCCCTGGACGGAGTGGTGATCTCGGATGGGGAGGGAGGATTCAGGTTTCCTACCGGGGCGAGTATTGACGGGGAAATTATCATAGCCTCCCACGGGACCGCGTACCAGGCAGTGCACGGGACCCCTCCCCGGTACGAATGGTACGACACCTCACCCTTCATCGAAGACGTTATCCGGAGCGGGACCCTGAAACTGGCGAACAAAGGGGACCAGCTCTCTCTCTACCACGATCAGAACAGGCTGGTGCAAACGGTGTCCTGGCCGGAGGACGTCACGGCGCGGGAGGGGCAGGTCCATTACTACGACGGGACATGGGACCCCCGGGTGCTCATGCTCGGACAGTCCAGGGTACTTCCGGTAACCTGCGAAGGGGTCCGAGGGACGGTGTTTGCCGCGCCGGACTCCTCATTTTCCGTGTTTTCTGATTGCGTAGCAGGGGCGTCATCCCGTATCCTGGTGAATGTCTACGAATTTACGAGCCCCCGGATGGCATCGTTGCTCGGGGAGGCCCGGGATCGCGGGGTTTCCGTGGAGGTGCTGCTGGAGGGAGGGCCCGTAGGAGGAATATCGCGGGAGGAGCAGGGGGTGATATTTTCGCTCAATCAGTCAGGCATACCGGTCTACCTGATGACGGGAGAGCAGGAAGCCCATCCGCCCTACCGGTTCGACCATGCAAAGTACATGGTGGTGGACGAATCCCGGGTCTTCATCACCAGCGAGAACTTCAAGGACCACGGGTTCCCGGTTCCGGTCGCCCGGGGGAACAGGGGCTGGGGTGCGGTCCTGGAAAGCAGGGAACTGGCAGAGTACTTCTCCGGAATATTCTATCATGATTCCCGGGGTGCCTGGGTTGACCCGGCATCACCGGCAGATCCGGGCCTCCCTGAGGATCCAGTGGAAAATTCCCGGTATTCTCCGGAATTCGAGCCCTATGGATTCGATTCGGCCAGGGTGACTACAGTTATATCCCCGGATAGCAGCGGCCTGATTTCAGATCTTATCAGATCAGCGGAGGACCGGATCGATATCGAACAGGCATACATCACCGACAGGAGCCCGGGGCAGCTGAATCCCTATCTCGCCGAAGCGATCAATGCATCGCGAAGAGGAGTCCGGGTACGCGTAATCCTTGACTCGTCGTGGTACAACGTGGCAGAGGACACGGATAACGATGAGATGGTGTCGAACATCAACCGGATCGCAGTCGAGGAAGCGCTCCCGCTCCAGGCCCGGCTCGCCGACCTTGAAGGAAACAACCTCATGCAGGTGCATAACAAGGGGGTGATAGTGGACGGGAGAAAAGTGCTGATCAGCAGCATCAACTGGAACGAGAACTCCCCGACCTTCAACCGGGAGGCGGGAGTCATCATCGAGCATCCCGGGGTCGGGGCGTACTTTTCGGAAGTGTTCGAGGATGACTGGAACAGCGGGCGGGTGGAAACGGGGGGCACTCCCCGACCTGATTACCTGAAAGTCGGCCTTGCATTCGCGGTGTTAGCGGTCCTTGCGGTTTACTTTACGCTCCGAAGGAGAAGAGTGAGATAA
- a CDS encoding ATP-binding protein — MSGEDESLKILEVLLTAEIFNQNTNLDVNDLTPELRELFGVPDSGEVKRPLYVSEGMVRKTLGIADACKKLQANPVVTCEEFGQRIKITTLEPASRWFINKGGLPLVTANPALAYFFQNFDSVKVSYDEVREHNPLFQDTRVFLAAKISRITGDDPKMKSALDLVIVSAPEEIEQQMADLVCTPEQREVIEKVKLARRHTEELRRQRIHEVGKLLFVGPPGTGKTSLALALSHEMHLPLLEVRLSMITSQYLGETSKNVDRIFEIAKEIAPCILFIDEFDFVAKSRVTDDHGAMKRAVNSLLKNIDQISLVKNHVLLIGATNHPQLLDEAAWRRFDEVVVFGLPDAKMRQEILRKVTSSMDCRCDFSKLAEETEGFSGADLRIMVKEAFLSALMERRNYITENDITRGKLVVENRNELRQLNWL; from the coding sequence ATGTCCGGAGAGGATGAATCCCTCAAGATTCTTGAAGTGCTACTCACCGCCGAGATCTTCAACCAGAATACAAACCTGGATGTCAACGACCTCACGCCGGAACTCCGTGAGCTTTTCGGGGTCCCCGATTCCGGGGAGGTGAAGCGGCCGCTCTATGTCAGCGAAGGGATGGTGCGAAAGACCCTGGGAATCGCCGATGCCTGCAAAAAGCTCCAGGCTAACCCGGTGGTCACCTGCGAGGAGTTCGGTCAGCGGATCAAGATCACCACCCTGGAGCCCGCGTCCCGCTGGTTCATCAACAAGGGCGGACTCCCCCTGGTAACGGCAAACCCGGCCCTGGCATATTTCTTCCAGAATTTTGATTCGGTGAAGGTCTCCTACGATGAAGTCAGGGAACATAATCCGCTCTTCCAGGATACAAGGGTCTTTCTTGCGGCCAAGATCTCCAGGATCACTGGGGACGACCCGAAGATGAAGAGTGCGCTCGACCTGGTGATCGTGAGTGCTCCCGAAGAGATCGAACAGCAAATGGCAGATCTTGTCTGCACCCCGGAGCAGAGAGAGGTTATTGAAAAAGTGAAACTCGCCCGCCGGCACACCGAGGAACTGCGCCGCCAGAGGATCCACGAGGTCGGAAAGCTACTCTTCGTGGGACCACCGGGAACGGGAAAGACTTCCCTCGCACTCGCCCTCTCGCATGAGATGCACCTCCCCCTTCTCGAAGTCCGGCTCTCCATGATCACCTCCCAGTACCTTGGAGAGACCTCGAAGAATGTCGACCGGATATTCGAGATCGCCAAGGAGATTGCACCTTGTATCCTCTTCATCGACGAGTTCGATTTCGTGGCAAAGAGCAGGGTGACCGACGACCACGGGGCCATGAAGAGGGCGGTAAATTCGCTCCTTAAAAATATCGACCAGATCAGCCTGGTGAAGAACCACGTCCTCCTTATCGGGGCCACGAACCATCCCCAGCTCCTCGACGAGGCGGCATGGCGCAGATTCGACGAAGTTGTCGTCTTCGGGCTGCCCGATGCGAAGATGCGGCAGGAGATTCTCAGGAAAGTGACCTCATCCATGGACTGCCGGTGCGATTTTTCTAAGCTCGCGGAAGAGACCGAAGGATTTTCGGGAGCAGACCTTCGGATAATGGTAAAAGAGGCATTCCTGTCGGCACTCATGGAACGTCGCAATTACATTACGGAGAACGATATAACCCGGGGAAAACTCGTGGTGGAAAACCGGAACGAGCTGCGCCAGCTGAACTGGTTGTAG
- the map gene encoding type II methionyl aminopeptidase — translation MDQEVFDLYIEAGKIASRVRSAGVGVIRVGAGFLETVETIEAMVTDTGAGLAFPLNISLNEDAAHDTASTGDGRVFREGDVVKLDLGVHLDGYVADTATTIDLGDRPMLIEASREALAGAIRLVRPGTTVGQLGEAIQKEITRRGFLPVVNLTGHGLGRYIIHSPPNIPNIAISGGATLEAGMVFAIEPFASTGSGHVSEKPRTEIYQQILEKPIRMPQARKILDSVRPRKGLPFAKRWLPGTRLDIPLSTLVREQILHAYPVLSDIPGSYVSQHEHTIIVTEDGCIVTTA, via the coding sequence ATGGACCAGGAGGTATTCGATCTCTACATTGAGGCGGGAAAGATCGCCTCTCGCGTGCGTTCGGCGGGGGTCGGGGTGATCCGGGTGGGGGCCGGGTTCCTGGAAACGGTCGAGACAATCGAGGCGATGGTCACGGATACCGGCGCAGGCCTGGCCTTTCCGCTCAACATCTCGTTGAACGAGGACGCGGCCCACGACACCGCCTCGACAGGGGACGGGAGAGTTTTTCGTGAAGGAGATGTGGTGAAACTCGACCTGGGCGTTCACCTGGACGGCTATGTGGCCGATACCGCCACTACCATCGACCTCGGAGACCGCCCTATGCTGATCGAAGCGTCCAGGGAGGCGCTTGCCGGGGCGATACGCCTGGTGCGACCGGGAACGACGGTAGGCCAGCTCGGCGAGGCGATACAGAAAGAAATAACCCGAAGGGGATTTCTCCCGGTGGTAAATCTGACCGGTCACGGTCTAGGCAGGTATATCATTCATTCGCCTCCCAATATCCCCAATATCGCGATCTCGGGAGGTGCGACACTGGAAGCAGGGATGGTCTTTGCTATCGAACCGTTCGCCAGTACCGGATCCGGGCACGTAAGTGAGAAACCGAGGACGGAAATCTACCAGCAGATTCTGGAAAAACCGATCCGGATGCCCCAGGCAAGAAAGATCCTGGACAGTGTTCGCCCCCGCAAGGGTCTGCCGTTCGCAAAGCGATGGCTTCCAGGGACCCGGCTGGATATTCCTCTTAGTACCCTGGTGAGAGAGCAGATACTCCACGCTTATCCGGTGCTCTCGGATATCCCCGGCTCTTACGTGTCGCAACATGAACACACGATAATTGTCACCGAAGACGGGTGCATAGTGACCACTGCATGA
- a CDS encoding translation initiation factor IF-2 subunit beta, with amino-acid sequence MVETYESLLKRAYANVTEPTESTERFNVPEAKAYIEGKTTVLENFAEIAGILRRDQDHLMKFLLGELGTAGKIDGNRAVFNGKFEPSLINSLVKSYVDDYVICSECGKPDTRLVKDDRVLMLRCDACGGHRPVKKRKARIEPPANEIQEGSILDLEIQSVSKRGDGVVRRGKYVIYVAHSKPGQQVKVRVTRVSGSIVFTERAE; translated from the coding sequence ATGGTGGAGACGTACGAGAGCCTCCTCAAGCGGGCATACGCAAACGTGACCGAACCGACCGAGTCCACGGAACGGTTCAACGTCCCGGAAGCAAAGGCCTACATTGAGGGGAAAACAACGGTCCTTGAAAATTTCGCAGAGATAGCGGGTATCCTGCGAAGGGACCAGGATCACCTGATGAAATTCCTCCTGGGCGAGCTGGGGACTGCGGGAAAGATTGACGGAAACCGGGCGGTGTTCAACGGCAAGTTCGAACCATCCCTGATCAACAGCCTGGTCAAGAGTTATGTGGACGACTACGTGATCTGTTCGGAGTGCGGGAAACCGGACACACGGCTGGTAAAGGATGACAGGGTCCTTATGCTCCGCTGCGACGCCTGCGGAGGACACCGCCCGGTGAAGAAGCGCAAAGCCCGGATTGAACCGCCGGCCAACGAGATACAGGAAGGTTCTATCCTCGATCTCGAGATTCAGTCAGTCAGCAAGCGCGGGGATGGCGTAGTCAGGAGAGGCAAGTACGTGATCTATGTCGCGCATTCAAAGCCCGGACAGCAGGTCAAGGTACGTGTCACAAGGGTATCGGGATCCATCGTCTTCACGGAAAGGGCCGAATAA
- a CDS encoding elongation factor 1-beta, with amino-acid sequence MGTVALIARVMPESPEIDLVALTAEIRKQVPGLQDVKEEPIGFGLKALKIAVIADDAAGVSDEVEAKLNAIKGVERAEIIEVTLT; translated from the coding sequence ATGGGAACTGTCGCATTGATCGCGCGGGTAATGCCGGAATCTCCCGAGATCGACCTCGTGGCGCTTACCGCCGAGATCAGGAAACAGGTTCCCGGTCTCCAGGATGTAAAGGAAGAGCCTATCGGATTCGGGTTGAAGGCGCTGAAGATCGCGGTCATCGCGGATGACGCGGCAGGCGTGAGCGACGAAGTAGAGGCCAAACTCAATGCGATCAAAGGCGTGGAACGTGCCGAGATCATTGAGGTCACCCTTACCTGA
- a CDS encoding zinc finger domain-containing protein produces MSNKNCTSCNAPLAEQGATEFKCPVCEQKIYRCFRCREQSIPYICAKCGFRGP; encoded by the coding sequence ATGTCAAATAAAAATTGTACCTCGTGTAACGCACCTCTGGCTGAGCAGGGTGCAACTGAATTCAAGTGCCCGGTGTGCGAGCAGAAGATCTACCGGTGTTTCCGCTGCAGGGAACAGAGCATTCCCTATATCTGTGCAAAGTGCGGGTTCCGGGGGCCGTAA
- a CDS encoding MBL fold metallo-hydrolase, with product MKLTLLGTGDAIGTPKVNCSCPRCSYALRFGIQRLRTSLLIEGNGGNVLVDSTPDLRQQLLQNGSPHISAVIWTHGHYDHFMGFGEFYRVQQIPDVYAAPPVMDYCGGIFSFLSFRRHYQEPYRAFSLFGMTFTLVEVNHPPAYTCGLLVEGDGYRVGFTSDTSMDLPRRTLDLLEGVDLLLVDALVPPEYHIAKHMNYKDAQDLAETLGVRDYRCVHISHNMPWELPNLGMDGEKFCFRESLTSGRSGSRE from the coding sequence ATGAAGCTCACGCTGCTCGGGACGGGGGACGCCATCGGGACCCCCAAGGTGAACTGCTCCTGCCCCAGGTGCAGTTATGCACTCCGTTTCGGGATCCAGCGTTTACGGACCTCCCTCCTCATCGAGGGAAACGGCGGGAACGTCCTGGTGGACAGTACTCCCGACCTGCGCCAGCAGCTCCTGCAGAACGGCTCTCCCCACATCTCCGCGGTCATCTGGACTCACGGGCATTACGACCATTTCATGGGTTTCGGGGAATTTTACCGCGTACAGCAGATCCCCGACGTTTATGCCGCCCCGCCGGTAATGGACTATTGCGGAGGGATTTTCTCGTTTCTCTCCTTCCGGCGCCATTACCAGGAGCCTTACCGGGCATTCTCCCTGTTCGGAATGACGTTCACCCTGGTCGAGGTGAACCACCCCCCGGCGTATACCTGCGGGCTGCTCGTCGAGGGGGACGGGTACCGGGTTGGATTCACCTCGGATACCAGCATGGATCTCCCCCGAAGGACCCTCGATCTCCTGGAGGGTGTGGACCTCTTACTGGTGGATGCGCTGGTCCCCCCCGAATACCATATCGCGAAGCACATGAACTACAAGGATGCACAGGATCTTGCGGAAACCCTGGGAGTCAGGGACTACCGTTGCGTGCATATCTCCCATAATATGCCGTGGGAGCTTCCAAATCTTGGAATGGACGGAGAGAAATTCTGCTTTCGGGAATCCCTGACAAGCGGCCGTTCCGGGAGCAGGGAGTGA
- a CDS encoding M24 family metallopeptidase, with translation MDALDQMLKKTGGGGFVAFGSSQDANVRYLTQFTSSDPVVYFRRRGEKGTLIVSQMEARRAAQESSASVMTRAEAGLLDIVREEKDRVKALAMMITRLIDGEIFVPANFPFLLAKEMEQFRHVRADRGTVETMRAVKTTSEVGNIETVQQATESAMNKALDLISGAKIRKDMLYRGAAPLTSEFVRESMQRVLVGADCHAMETIVSCGEESAVPHITGSGPLHAHQPIVIDIFPRSERTGYYTDMTRTVCRGEASPEIREMYRAVKGAQAHAAERIRPGATGEEVHQSAVEFFKECGYESGDRGFIHNLGHGVGLEVHELPSIGPGGETIRAGNVVTNEPGLYYPGLGGVRLENIGVVTRDGWRCITAFPETLEI, from the coding sequence ATGGACGCGCTGGACCAGATGCTGAAGAAGACCGGGGGAGGGGGATTCGTGGCGTTCGGCTCCTCGCAGGACGCAAATGTCCGATACCTGACACAGTTTACCAGCTCGGACCCTGTCGTATATTTCAGGCGGCGGGGTGAAAAGGGCACCCTGATTGTCTCCCAGATGGAAGCCCGGCGTGCGGCGCAGGAGTCGTCAGCGTCTGTGATGACCAGGGCCGAAGCGGGCCTTCTCGATATCGTCAGGGAGGAGAAGGACCGGGTGAAGGCGCTTGCCATGATGATCACGCGCCTGATCGATGGCGAGATCTTTGTTCCCGCCAATTTCCCGTTTCTCCTCGCGAAAGAGATGGAGCAGTTCCGGCATGTCCGTGCCGACAGGGGCACGGTTGAAACGATGCGTGCGGTAAAAACAACAAGTGAGGTAGGGAATATCGAAACCGTCCAGCAGGCGACCGAATCTGCGATGAACAAGGCCCTCGACCTGATCTCCGGGGCGAAGATCCGCAAGGATATGCTGTACCGCGGTGCGGCACCGCTGACCTCCGAGTTCGTGCGGGAGTCAATGCAGCGGGTCCTTGTCGGGGCGGATTGCCACGCCATGGAGACCATCGTCTCCTGCGGCGAAGAGAGCGCCGTACCCCATATCACCGGCTCGGGGCCGCTGCACGCGCACCAGCCCATCGTGATCGACATATTCCCCCGGAGCGAGAGGACGGGATATTATACCGATATGACCCGCACCGTGTGCAGGGGCGAAGCTTCCCCCGAGATCCGGGAGATGTACCGGGCCGTGAAGGGCGCACAGGCGCATGCGGCCGAAAGAATCCGGCCGGGCGCGACCGGAGAGGAGGTCCACCAGTCCGCGGTGGAGTTCTTTAAGGAATGCGGCTATGAGAGCGGAGACCGGGGGTTTATTCACAACCTCGGCCATGGAGTGGGGCTCGAGGTGCACGAGCTTCCGTCTATCGGCCCCGGGGGAGAGACGATCCGGGCAGGAAATGTGGTAACCAACGAACCGGGCCTCTACTATCCGGGACTGGGAGGCGTCAGGCTGGAGAACATTGGCGTGGTCACCCGCGACGGCTGGCGCTGCATCACCGCATTTCCGGAAACGCTGGAGATCTAA
- a CDS encoding DNA-directed RNA polymerase subunit L, translated as MNIKILELEENKVRMVISGESHTFMNLLTEEILRDPDVDVARYVIKFQFSDPELLVTTNGKRSPLAAVQDACGRLSGYCVKLMDDLKKEAA; from the coding sequence ATGAATATTAAGATACTCGAGCTGGAAGAGAACAAGGTCAGGATGGTAATATCGGGGGAGAGTCATACCTTCATGAACCTCCTCACCGAGGAGATCCTTCGCGACCCTGACGTGGACGTCGCCCGGTACGTCATAAAATTCCAGTTCTCCGATCCGGAGCTCCTGGTGACCACAAACGGAAAGAGATCACCCCTCGCCGCGGTGCAGGATGCGTGCGGGCGCCTGTCGGGATACTGCGTCAAGCTGATGGATGACCTGAAAAAAGAGGCCGCATAA